The following proteins come from a genomic window of Geomonas sp. RF6:
- the pth gene encoding aminoacyl-tRNA hydrolase — protein sequence MAAKLIVGLGNPGPQYTWTRHNAGFMVLDRLARLINVSITRKAFSGLVGDGEWRGNRVYLLKPQTFMNLSGRSVAEALRFYKLSLSDLIVIHDDLDIPFGTIKLKEGGGHGGHNGLRSLAQELGSPAYFRVRVGIGRPERGEVVSYVLQNFAKSEMDSLTTVLDGTIDALELLVTEGVQKAMSLYNGKQLG from the coding sequence TGGACCCGCCACAACGCGGGTTTCATGGTTTTAGACCGGCTGGCTCGCCTCATCAACGTCTCCATCACCAGGAAAGCCTTCTCCGGGCTTGTCGGGGACGGGGAATGGCGCGGCAACCGCGTGTACCTCCTGAAGCCGCAGACCTTCATGAATCTGTCAGGCCGGTCCGTGGCGGAGGCGCTCCGTTTCTACAAGCTCTCCCTCTCCGATCTCATCGTAATCCACGACGATCTCGATATCCCGTTCGGTACCATCAAGCTGAAGGAAGGGGGTGGCCATGGCGGCCACAACGGCCTGCGCTCCCTTGCGCAGGAGCTGGGTAGCCCGGCGTACTTCAGGGTGCGTGTGGGGATCGGCCGCCCGGAGCGCGGCGAGGTGGTGAGCTATGTGCTCCAGAACTTCGCGAAGAGCGAGATGGATTCGCTCACCACAGTCCTCGACGGCACGATCGACGCCCTGGAGCTCCTGGTGACCGAAGGGGTGCAAAAGGCGATGAGCCTCTATAACGGGAAACAGCTGGGGTAG